The following are encoded in a window of Mycobacterium sp. ELW1 genomic DNA:
- the folP gene encoding dihydropteroate synthase, with the protein MTQSHGPRTLVMGVVNVTDDSFSDGGRYLDPARAVEQGLALAAQGASIIDVGGESTRPGAVRVDAAVESARVIPVIKELAAQGITVSIDTMHAAVAAAALDNGASIVNDVSGGKADPVMAPLVAEAKVPWVLMHWRSVRAEHPHDVPDYGDVVAEVRDDLLAGVDAAVAAGVDQANLIIDPGLGFAKTAQHNWALLHALPEFVATGIPVLVGASRKRFLGALLADADGTVRPPDGRETATAVISALAAVHGAWGVRVHDVRASVDALKVVGAWAGGREQAGADG; encoded by the coding sequence ATGACGCAATCACACGGACCGCGCACCCTGGTGATGGGAGTTGTCAACGTCACCGACGACTCCTTCTCCGACGGCGGACGCTATCTCGACCCGGCCCGCGCCGTCGAACAGGGATTGGCCCTGGCCGCCCAAGGTGCGTCCATCATCGACGTCGGCGGTGAGTCCACCCGTCCCGGCGCGGTGCGCGTGGACGCCGCGGTGGAATCCGCCCGCGTCATACCCGTCATCAAAGAGCTTGCCGCCCAAGGGATCACGGTGAGCATCGACACCATGCACGCAGCTGTCGCGGCCGCGGCCCTGGACAACGGCGCGAGCATCGTCAACGACGTCTCCGGCGGCAAGGCCGATCCGGTGATGGCGCCGCTGGTGGCCGAGGCCAAGGTGCCCTGGGTGTTGATGCACTGGCGCTCGGTGCGGGCCGAGCATCCCCACGATGTGCCGGACTACGGCGACGTGGTGGCCGAGGTGCGCGACGATCTGCTGGCCGGTGTCGATGCTGCCGTCGCCGCGGGCGTGGACCAGGCGAACCTGATCATCGACCCGGGTCTGGGATTCGCCAAGACTGCCCAGCACAACTGGGCGCTGCTGCACGCGTTGCCGGAGTTCGTCGCGACCGGGATCCCAGTGCTGGTCGGCGCGTCCCGCAAGCGGTTCCTCGGCGCGCTGCTCGCCGACGCCGACGGCACCGTCCGACCGCCGGACGGGCGCGAGACCGCCACCGCGGTGATCTCGGCGCTGGCCGCAGTCCACGGCGCCTGGGGTGTCCGGGTGCATGACGTGCGCGCCAGTGTGGACGCGCTCAAAGTGGTTGGAGCATGGGCAGGCGGGCGGGAACAAGCAGGTGCAGATGGCTGA
- a CDS encoding DUF2520 domain-containing protein, with the protein MGTPSGLRPARLKVGIVSAGRVGTALGVALERAEHVVVACSAISTASRRLAERRLPDTEILPVPDVADRAELLLLTVPDSELPGLVRGLAATGAVRRGTIVVHTSGANGVAILAPLAEQGCVALAIHPAMTFTGADEDIARLSDSCFGVTAADEIGFAIAQSLVLEIGGEPFGVREDARTLYHAALAHASNHLVTVVADALDALRAAVSGQELLGQELVGDAPGGLAERIVGPLARAALENTLQRGQAALTGPVARGDAAAVAGHLAALDAVNPDLAQSYCANSLRTAQRAHAPEEVVEVLANWSDQGRRP; encoded by the coding sequence GTGGGGACCCCCAGCGGCTTGCGCCCGGCCCGGCTCAAGGTCGGCATCGTGTCGGCCGGCCGTGTCGGCACCGCCCTCGGCGTCGCGCTCGAGCGTGCCGAGCATGTGGTGGTCGCCTGCAGCGCGATCTCGACGGCGTCGCGTCGGCTTGCCGAACGGCGCCTGCCCGACACCGAGATCCTGCCGGTGCCGGACGTCGCAGACCGGGCCGAGTTGCTGCTGCTGACGGTCCCGGATTCCGAGCTGCCCGGCCTGGTGCGGGGGCTGGCGGCGACGGGTGCGGTACGCCGCGGCACCATCGTCGTGCACACCTCGGGCGCGAACGGCGTCGCCATACTGGCGCCGCTGGCCGAACAGGGTTGCGTCGCGCTGGCGATTCACCCGGCGATGACGTTCACCGGTGCCGACGAGGACATCGCCCGCCTTTCCGACAGCTGCTTCGGCGTCACCGCCGCCGACGAGATCGGCTTTGCCATCGCCCAGTCGCTGGTGCTGGAGATCGGCGGTGAGCCGTTCGGGGTGCGCGAGGATGCCCGCACGCTCTATCACGCCGCCCTGGCTCACGCCAGCAATCACCTGGTCACGGTGGTCGCCGATGCGCTGGACGCGTTGCGAGCGGCGGTATCCGGCCAGGAGCTGCTCGGACAGGAACTGGTCGGCGACGCGCCGGGTGGGCTGGCGGAGCGGATCGTCGGCCCGCTGGCCCGTGCGGCGCTGGAGAACACGTTGCAACGTGGGCAGGCGGCACTGACGGGGCCGGTTGCCCGCGGTGACGCGGCAGCCGTCGCCGGTCACCTGGCTGCCCTCGACGCGGTGAATCCCGACCTGGCCCAGTCATATTGCGCGAATTCACTGCGCACCGCCCAGCGCGCGCACGCCCCCGAGGAGGTTGTTGAGGTGTTGGCCAACTGGTCAGATCAAGGGCGGCGGCCATGA
- a CDS encoding DUF3180 domain-containing protein, producing the protein MGPTRKRDLAVAAVGVAILAYLLVHILYRYFPPITLFTGLSLLAVAAIEGAWAVSVRAKIRDGQIGVGGGRVHPLTVARSVVVAKASTWVGAVMLGWWVGVLAYLLPRRTELRVAGADTPGAVVAAFSALALVVAALWLQHCCRSPGDPTDDPDAARE; encoded by the coding sequence ATGGGGCCGACACGTAAACGCGATCTGGCGGTCGCGGCCGTCGGGGTCGCGATCCTGGCGTACCTGCTGGTGCACATCCTGTACCGCTACTTTCCGCCGATTACGCTGTTCACCGGGCTCTCGCTGCTGGCCGTCGCCGCGATCGAGGGTGCCTGGGCCGTGTCGGTGCGGGCCAAGATCCGCGACGGGCAAATCGGGGTCGGCGGTGGCCGGGTGCACCCGCTCACCGTGGCGCGCAGCGTGGTGGTGGCCAAGGCGTCGACGTGGGTCGGTGCGGTGATGTTGGGGTGGTGGGTCGGGGTGCTGGCCTACCTGCTGCCCCGCCGGACCGAGCTGCGGGTGGCCGGTGCGGACACCCCGGGTGCGGTGGTGGCCGCGTTCAGTGCGCTGGCGCTCGTCGTCGCGGCGTTGTGGCTGCAACATTGCTGCCGATCGCCCGGCGACCCGACCGACGATCCGGACGCCGCCCGGGAGTAG
- the ftsH gene encoding ATP-dependent zinc metalloprotease FtsH has protein sequence MNRKNVIRTLTVVAVVLLLGWSFFYFSDDTRGYKPVDTSVAMSQITSDNVKSAQIDDREQQLRLELKNGNGDTENSNKVITKYPTGYGVDLFNALSAKSIKTNTVVNQGSILGSLLVYMLPLLLLVGLFVLFSRMQTGGRMGFGFGKSKAKQLGKDMPKTTFADVAGVDEAVEELYEIKDFLQNPSRYQALGAKIPRGVLLYGPPGTGKTLLARAVAGEAGVPFFTISGSDFVEMFVGVGASRVRDMFEQAKQNSPCIIFVDEIDAVGRQRGAGMGGGHDEREQTLNQLLVEMDGFGDRQGVILIAATNRPDILDPALLRPGRFDRQIPVTSPDLAGRKAVLRVHSQGKPMAPDADLDGLAKRTVGMSGADLANVINEAALLTARENGTIITAAALEEAVDRVIGGPRRKGRVISELEKKITAYHEGGHTLAAWAMPDIEPIYKVTILARGRTGGHAVSVPEDDKGLMTRSEMIARLVFAMGGRAAEELVFREPTTGAVSDIDQATKIARAMVTEYGMSAKLGAVKYGTEHGDPFLGRTMGTQSDYSHEVARDIDDEVRKLIEAAHTEAWTILTEYRDILDILAGELLEKETLHRKELEAIFGDVKKRPRLTVFDDFGGRIPSDKPPIKTPGELAIERGEPWPRPMPEPAFKKAIAQASAQAQAQQPRGGNGNGAHAGQQPQPGSSQPDYGAPAGWHAPGWPPQGGPQQGQQGQPHGQQGGYWYPPQPGWGQPHPQQGQQYPPYQPYPSPSHTGQHAKPQDDSGDDGDRSNPPSHG, from the coding sequence ATGAACCGCAAAAACGTGATCCGCACACTCACGGTCGTTGCCGTTGTGCTGCTGCTCGGCTGGTCGTTCTTCTATTTCAGTGACGACACCCGGGGTTACAAACCCGTCGACACGTCGGTGGCGATGTCGCAGATCACCAGCGACAACGTCAAGAGCGCGCAGATCGACGACCGCGAGCAACAGCTGCGCCTCGAGCTGAAGAACGGCAACGGCGACACCGAGAACTCCAACAAGGTCATCACCAAGTACCCGACCGGGTACGGAGTCGACCTGTTCAACGCCCTGAGCGCCAAGAGCATCAAGACCAACACCGTGGTCAACCAGGGCAGCATCCTGGGCTCGCTACTGGTCTACATGCTTCCTCTGCTCCTGCTGGTCGGCCTGTTCGTGCTGTTCTCCCGCATGCAGACCGGCGGCCGGATGGGCTTCGGCTTCGGTAAGTCCAAGGCCAAGCAGCTGGGCAAGGACATGCCCAAAACGACCTTCGCCGACGTCGCGGGTGTGGACGAAGCGGTCGAAGAGCTCTACGAGATCAAAGACTTCCTGCAGAACCCGTCGCGCTATCAGGCGCTCGGCGCCAAGATCCCCAGGGGCGTGCTGCTCTACGGTCCGCCCGGGACAGGCAAGACGCTGCTGGCCCGCGCGGTCGCCGGTGAGGCCGGGGTTCCGTTCTTCACGATTTCTGGCTCGGACTTCGTCGAAATGTTCGTCGGCGTCGGCGCCTCCCGGGTGCGGGACATGTTCGAGCAGGCCAAGCAAAACAGCCCGTGCATCATCTTCGTCGACGAGATCGACGCTGTGGGCCGCCAGCGCGGCGCCGGGATGGGCGGCGGCCATGACGAGCGCGAGCAGACGCTGAACCAGTTGCTCGTCGAGATGGACGGCTTCGGCGACCGGCAAGGCGTCATCCTGATCGCGGCCACCAACCGGCCCGACATCCTCGACCCCGCGCTGCTGCGCCCGGGCCGTTTCGACCGCCAGATTCCGGTGACCAGCCCGGACCTGGCCGGCCGCAAGGCCGTGCTGCGGGTGCACTCGCAGGGCAAGCCGATGGCCCCCGACGCCGACCTCGACGGACTGGCCAAGCGCACCGTCGGCATGTCCGGCGCCGACCTGGCCAACGTCATCAACGAAGCCGCCCTGCTCACCGCCCGCGAGAACGGCACCATCATCACCGCCGCCGCGCTGGAGGAAGCGGTCGACCGGGTGATCGGCGGTCCGCGCCGCAAGGGCCGCGTGATCAGCGAGCTGGAGAAGAAGATCACCGCCTACCACGAGGGCGGTCACACGTTGGCGGCCTGGGCGATGCCCGACATCGAGCCGATCTACAAGGTCACAATTTTGGCCCGCGGCCGTACCGGCGGCCACGCCGTGTCGGTGCCCGAGGACGACAAGGGTCTGATGACCCGGTCGGAGATGATCGCCCGGCTGGTGTTCGCGATGGGTGGCCGCGCCGCTGAGGAACTGGTGTTCCGCGAGCCGACCACCGGCGCCGTGTCCGATATCGACCAGGCCACCAAGATCGCCCGCGCGATGGTCACTGAGTACGGCATGAGCGCCAAGCTGGGTGCGGTCAAGTACGGCACCGAGCACGGCGACCCGTTCCTCGGCCGCACCATGGGCACCCAGTCTGATTACTCGCACGAGGTCGCCCGCGATATCGACGACGAGGTCCGCAAGCTCATCGAGGCCGCTCACACCGAGGCGTGGACGATCCTCACCGAGTACCGCGACATCCTCGACATCTTGGCCGGCGAGCTCCTGGAGAAGGAGACGCTGCACCGCAAGGAGCTGGAAGCGATCTTCGGTGACGTGAAGAAGCGACCGCGCCTGACGGTGTTCGACGATTTCGGCGGACGCATCCCGTCCGACAAGCCGCCGATCAAGACTCCTGGTGAGCTGGCGATCGAACGCGGCGAGCCGTGGCCGAGGCCGATGCCGGAGCCGGCTTTCAAGAAGGCGATCGCTCAGGCCAGTGCGCAGGCTCAGGCCCAGCAGCCGCGCGGCGGGAACGGTAACGGCGCGCACGCCGGTCAGCAGCCGCAGCCTGGCTCGTCGCAGCCCGACTATGGCGCACCGGCCGGCTGGCATGCCCCCGGCTGGCCGCCGCAGGGGGGTCCGCAGCAGGGCCAGCAAGGCCAGCCGCACGGTCAGCAGGGTGGATATTGGTACCCGCCGCAGCCCGGCTGGGGCCAGCCCCATCCGCAACAGGGCCAGCAATACCCGCCCTACCAGCCGTATCCTTCCCCCAGTCACACGGGTCAGCATGCGAAGCCGCAGGACGATTCGGGTGACGACGGGGACCGGTCGAATCCACCGTCCCACGGCTGA
- a CDS encoding DUF6779 domain-containing protein — MTVLSRGAKNRRGGRRPGWLLLTVLLVLAIAASSALVFTTRVELLKLAVILSLWAAVIGAFVSVMYRRQSDIDAARARDLKLVYDLQLDREISARREYELSVESHLRRELASELRAQAADEVAALRAELAALRANLEMMFDADLGDQPALEGDRAADWTRDTTTMPPVPGRVESSRITPVRPEDTAGRTAENPIIDVPEEPLVSSPPEQPEPSAPPSPRRRRRAEPEPEPVGSHRRPWENGGQNAGPAEPERPFAPPPPLPDPDVAAAAAALAPEPAQSEPPRRAPEGAEWRPVEADGRWLPPGSPGSNWVANADNGFVVPSGAAQGSPVDGPRGRHWTPPQESAPSEQPRPEPQPEQRPEPVMQPPPEPAAPRSRHSVESPGQPAMTTPPPPARHRGTEEEPRRRARDAEQTGGQSVADLLARLQANAAPGEGGRRRRRDD, encoded by the coding sequence ATGACCGTTCTGTCCCGCGGCGCCAAGAATCGGCGCGGCGGCCGCAGGCCGGGTTGGCTGCTCTTGACGGTGTTGCTGGTCCTTGCCATTGCGGCCAGTTCCGCGTTGGTGTTCACCACCCGCGTCGAGCTGCTGAAGCTGGCGGTCATTCTGTCGTTGTGGGCGGCGGTGATCGGGGCATTCGTCTCCGTGATGTATCGCAGGCAGAGCGATATCGATGCCGCCAGGGCGCGCGACCTGAAGCTGGTCTACGACCTGCAACTCGACCGGGAGATCTCGGCCCGGCGCGAATACGAACTCAGCGTCGAATCGCATCTGCGCCGGGAGCTGGCCTCCGAGCTGCGGGCGCAGGCCGCCGACGAGGTCGCCGCGCTGCGCGCGGAACTGGCGGCGCTGCGGGCAAACCTGGAGATGATGTTCGACGCCGACCTCGGTGACCAGCCGGCGCTCGAGGGTGATCGGGCCGCCGACTGGACCCGCGACACGACGACCATGCCGCCGGTGCCCGGGCGTGTCGAGAGCAGCCGGATCACCCCGGTCCGGCCGGAGGACACCGCCGGCCGTACCGCCGAGAACCCGATCATCGACGTTCCCGAAGAGCCGCTGGTCTCGTCGCCGCCGGAGCAGCCGGAGCCATCTGCGCCGCCGTCGCCGCGGCGCCGTCGCCGGGCCGAGCCGGAGCCCGAGCCGGTTGGTTCGCACCGGCGGCCGTGGGAAAACGGCGGGCAGAACGCCGGGCCTGCCGAGCCGGAGCGACCGTTTGCGCCACCCCCGCCGCTACCCGACCCCGATGTGGCCGCTGCGGCAGCCGCACTGGCTCCGGAGCCGGCCCAGTCCGAGCCGCCGCGCCGGGCGCCCGAGGGCGCGGAGTGGCGACCGGTGGAAGCCGACGGTCGCTGGCTGCCGCCAGGCTCGCCGGGCAGTAACTGGGTTGCCAACGCCGACAACGGTTTCGTCGTACCCTCGGGCGCGGCGCAGGGCTCACCCGTCGACGGGCCGCGCGGTCGGCACTGGACCCCGCCTCAGGAGTCGGCGCCCAGCGAGCAGCCCCGGCCGGAACCGCAGCCGGAGCAACGGCCCGAACCCGTGATGCAGCCGCCGCCGGAACCCGCCGCTCCGCGGTCGCGCCATTCCGTCGAAAGCCCCGGCCAGCCCGCCATGACGACTCCACCCCCGCCCGCCCGGCACCGCGGGACCGAGGAGGAGCCGCGCCGCAGGGCTCGGGACGCCGAGCAGACCGGTGGCCAGTCGGTCGCCGACCTGCTGGCTCGGCTGCAGGCCAACGCCGCGCCCGGGGAGGGCGGCCGGCGGCGTCGACGCGACGATTAG
- the folB gene encoding dihydroneopterin aldolase: protein MADRIELRGLTVRGNHGVFDHERRDGQDFIVDITVWIDLADAAASDDLADTFDYGTLAQRAAEIVGGPARNLIETVAGEIADDVMNDRRVHAVEVVVHKPNAPIPLTFTDVAVVARRSRRSGRGQIVPLGGEL from the coding sequence ATGGCTGACCGGATCGAGCTGCGGGGCCTGACGGTCCGCGGTAACCACGGCGTCTTCGATCACGAGCGCCGGGATGGACAGGACTTCATCGTCGACATCACCGTATGGATCGACCTGGCCGACGCGGCCGCCAGCGACGACCTGGCCGACACCTTCGACTACGGAACGCTGGCCCAGCGTGCGGCGGAGATCGTCGGCGGCCCGGCGCGCAATCTGATCGAGACGGTGGCCGGCGAGATCGCCGACGACGTGATGAACGACCGGCGGGTGCATGCCGTCGAGGTGGTGGTGCACAAGCCGAACGCGCCGATCCCGTTGACGTTCACCGACGTTGCGGTGGTCGCGCGGCGGTCCCGTCGCAGCGGACGCGGCCAGATCGTTCCCCTCGGCGGTGAGCTGTGA
- the folK gene encoding 2-amino-4-hydroxy-6-hydroxymethyldihydropteridine diphosphokinase, whose translation MTRVVLSIGSNLGDRVARLQAAVDGLGDMVRALSPVYETDAWGGVEQGPFLNAVVVADDPEADGHEWLRRAQALENANDRVREQKWGPRTLDVDLVTCHDGDTEVFSRDEGLTLPHPLAHLRAFVMVPWLAVDPDAELTVAGESQRVDRLLAELDAVDRDGVRLTPLVLRLGA comes from the coding sequence GTGACGCGCGTCGTGCTGTCGATCGGCTCCAATCTCGGTGACCGGGTGGCGCGGCTGCAGGCCGCCGTCGACGGGCTCGGCGACATGGTGCGCGCGCTGTCACCGGTCTACGAAACCGATGCCTGGGGTGGGGTCGAGCAGGGACCGTTCCTCAACGCGGTGGTGGTCGCCGACGACCCCGAGGCCGACGGTCACGAATGGTTGCGGCGCGCACAGGCTTTGGAGAACGCCAACGACCGCGTCCGCGAGCAGAAGTGGGGACCGCGCACCCTCGACGTGGACCTGGTCACCTGTCATGACGGCGACACCGAGGTCTTCTCCCGCGACGAGGGCCTGACGCTGCCGCATCCGCTCGCCCACCTGCGGGCCTTCGTGATGGTGCCGTGGCTGGCCGTCGACCCCGATGCCGAACTCACCGTGGCCGGCGAGAGCCAGCGGGTCGACCGGCTGCTGGCCGAGCTCGACGCGGTCGACCGCGACGGAGTGCGCCTGACCCCTCTCGTGCTTCGGCTGGGTGCTTGA
- the folE gene encoding GTP cyclohydrolase I FolE has product MPQPNVSTWETPVFDQSRAEAAVRELLLAVGEDPDRHGLQDTPARVARAFREMFAGLYTDPDAVLNTTFDEQHDELVLVKDIPMYSTCEHHLVAFHGVAHVGYIPGEDGRVTGLSKLARVVDLYAKRPQVQERLTTQIADAVMRKLKPRGVIVVVEAEHLCMAMRGVRKPGASTTTSAVRGQFKTDNASRSEALDLILRK; this is encoded by the coding sequence ATGCCGCAGCCCAACGTGAGCACGTGGGAGACCCCGGTGTTCGATCAGAGCCGGGCCGAGGCCGCTGTTCGTGAACTGCTGCTGGCAGTAGGGGAGGACCCCGACCGGCACGGTCTGCAGGACACCCCGGCGCGGGTCGCGCGGGCCTTCCGAGAGATGTTCGCCGGGCTGTACACCGATCCGGACGCGGTGTTGAACACCACCTTCGACGAGCAACACGACGAGCTCGTGCTCGTCAAGGACATCCCGATGTACTCGACCTGCGAACACCACCTGGTGGCGTTCCACGGTGTCGCGCACGTCGGCTACATCCCCGGCGAGGACGGGCGGGTGACCGGACTGTCGAAGCTGGCCCGGGTGGTCGACCTCTACGCCAAGCGCCCGCAGGTGCAGGAACGGCTGACCACCCAGATCGCCGACGCCGTGATGCGCAAGCTGAAGCCCCGCGGGGTGATCGTCGTGGTCGAGGCCGAGCACCTGTGCATGGCGATGCGCGGGGTGCGCAAGCCGGGTGCCAGCACGACGACATCGGCGGTCCGCGGGCAGTTCAAGACCGACAATGCATCGCGATCCGAGGCGCTGGATCTCATCTTGCGTAAATGA